From Vanessa cardui chromosome 11, ilVanCard2.1, whole genome shotgun sequence, the proteins below share one genomic window:
- the LOC124533606 gene encoding allantoinase-like, translating into MSALYIFILATLLVSDISCRRFPVKNKSRQLFLSRRVVTDSREFDGGVLVDENGIISGIFTRESIDELNFEDDYTLQVIDGGDWALMAGVVDSHVHVNEPGRTSWEGYVTATRAAAAGGITTLVDMPLNSFPPTTSIENLKVKASTAREEVYIDVAFWGGIIPGNEMELQSMIEAGVIGFKGYLIDSGITEFPNVEKDELDNIFSTLNGSDIVIAFHTELPVSASNGTQCENCEVPDPNLYSTYLASHPPEMELNAASLLASYIPKYDVHVHVVHVSAEGVIPILEAAREERIKAGSKRWRGGVTAETCHHYLTFSSEQIPPGHTEFKCSPPIRNITNKQRLWEYIKERRIDLIASDHSPSIATLKGPNFMTAWGGIASVQFGLSLFWTEAKARGLSLSTVSHYLSSGPAHLCGLHNRKGTLKPGLDADLVFFDPEASFVVTPDIIFYKNKLSPYMYRVLTGKVMKTYVRGQLVYADGIVFDKPQGQLLINYNALFNTTTTATPDEPQRSILRNNNMMPISRNVAVPTKSQGDLQRNDNLPPNTRNSPGLIKPQGHIINHNLLFDTTTAYPIMSRRLFRTYL; encoded by the exons GAGTTTGATGGTGGTGTACTCGTCGATGAGAATGGAATTATCTCTGGAATATTCACTCGGGAATCGATTGATGAACTTAACTTTGAAGATGATTATACCTTGCAG GTAATAGATGGAGGCGACTGGGCTTTAATGGCGGGGGTAGTCGACTCACATGTGCATGTCAATGAACCAGGTCGCACTTCGTGGGAGGGATACGTGACAGCCACCAGGGCTGCTGCTGCAGGCGGCATCACTACTCTCGTCGACATGCCTTT aaactcTTTTCCACCGACAACATCAatcgaaaatttaaaagttaaagcATCCACTGCAAGAGAGGAGGTGTATATAGACGTAGCATTTTGGGGGGGCATTATTCCGGGCAACGag ATGGAGCTACAAAGTATGATCGAAGCAGGAGTCATCGGTTTTAAGGGATATCTCATTGACAGCGGAATCACAGAGTTTCCCAATGTAGAAAAGGATGaacttgataatatattttctacctTGAATGGATCTGACATTGTTATCGCT TTCCACACCGAACTACCGGTTAGTGCCAGTAATGGTACTCAGTGTGAGAATTGTGAAGTTCctg ATCCTAATTTGTACAGCACTTACCTCGCATCTCATCCACCAGAAATGGAGCTGAATGCGGCGTCCTTACTGGCCAGTTACATTCCGAAATAtga TGTGCATGTACATGTTGTGCATGTGTCGGCCGAAGGCGTTATACCAATATTAGAAGCAGCGCGAGAAGAAAGGATAAAAGCTGGTTCCAAACGCTGGCGAGGTGGTGTAACCGCGGAGACCTGTCATCATTACCTGACATTCAGTTCTGAGCAAATCCCCCCCGGGCACACTGAGTTCAAGTGTTCACCACCTATCAGAAATATCACAAACAAG CAACGACTATGGGAATACATAAAAGAACGAAGAATTGATTTAATAGCATCAGATCATTCACCTTCCATCGCAACATTGAAAGGACCCAATTTCATGACCGCTTGGGGAGGAATAGCTTCTGTTCAATTTG ggTTATCTTTATTCTGGACGGAAGCAAAGGCTCGTGGTCTCAGTCTAAGTACAGTTAGTCACTACCTATCATCAGGCCCAGCGCATCTATGTGGCTTGCACAATAGAAAAGGAACTCTGAAACCAGGTCTCGATGCTGACCTTGTGTTCTTCGACCCTGAAGCTTCGTTTGTGGTCACACCagacattatattttacaaaaacaag CTAAGTCCATACATGTATCGCGTGCTAACTGGCAAAGTGATGAAAACTTATGTAAGAGGTCAACTTGTGTATGCAGATGGAATAGTATTTGACAAACCGCAAGGACaactgttaataaattataatgcgtTGTTTAACACTACCACTACCGCTACTCCAGATGAACCGCAAAGGTCTATACTAAGAAACAACAATATGATGCCGATTTCTAGAAACGTCGCCGTCCCAACAAAATCCCAAGGAGATCTGCAAAGAAATGATAATTTACCCCCGAACACTAGAAATTCTCCTGGTCTAATTAAACCACAGGGACacataataaatcataatctGTTGTTTGATACTACTACCGCTTACCCAATTATGTCCCGCCGGCTATTTCGAACATACCTCTAA